The following coding sequences are from one Pseudonocardia sp. EC080619-01 window:
- a CDS encoding rhamnulokinase family protein, which yields MSAGTFAAVDLGASSGRVMTARIGQGVLELAEAHRFANRPVRVRGTLHWDVLDLHRGVLDGLRAAARAAGRLDGVGVDSWAVDVGLLDADGDLLGNPVHYRDPVHERGVPVVHGLVPPDELYAVNGLQHLPFNTVFQLAARQGSAALAAARRMLLVPDLVAYWLTGAVGAEVTNASTTGLLDARTRRWATGTVSRLGLDPTLLPPLCEPGDRIGELLPEVLDATGLTGPVPLTAVGSHDTASAVLGVPAAGDSFAYVSCGTWSLVGVELAKPVLTEDARTAGFTNELGVDGTVRFLRNVMGLWLLQESLRTWADTDGAEPDLAALLAGAARLPAFGSVVDAGDPRFLAPGDMPARIAEACAERGEPPPDGRAGTVRCILDSLALAYRRAVDRACTLSGNPAEVVHLVGGGARNTLLCDLAADACDRPVVAGPVEAAALGNALVQARAAGILDGGPPELRRLVRDTQEVRTHRPDPVRARAAARALERLGA from the coding sequence ATGAGCGCGGGGACGTTCGCCGCGGTCGACCTGGGCGCCTCCAGCGGCCGGGTCATGACCGCCCGGATCGGCCAGGGCGTCCTCGAGCTCGCCGAGGCGCACCGGTTCGCGAACCGGCCGGTGCGGGTCCGCGGCACCCTGCACTGGGACGTGCTCGACCTCCACCGCGGTGTGCTCGACGGGCTCCGCGCCGCCGCCCGCGCCGCGGGCCGCCTCGACGGCGTCGGCGTCGACAGCTGGGCGGTCGACGTCGGACTGCTCGACGCCGACGGCGACCTGCTCGGCAACCCCGTCCACTACCGTGACCCGGTCCACGAGCGCGGCGTGCCGGTGGTGCACGGGCTCGTCCCTCCGGACGAGCTCTACGCCGTCAACGGGCTCCAGCACCTCCCGTTCAACACCGTGTTCCAGCTCGCCGCCCGGCAGGGGAGCGCCGCGCTCGCCGCCGCCCGCCGGATGCTGCTGGTGCCCGATCTCGTGGCGTACTGGCTCACCGGCGCCGTCGGCGCGGAGGTCACCAACGCCTCCACCACCGGGCTGCTCGACGCCCGCACCCGGCGGTGGGCGACCGGGACGGTGTCGCGGCTCGGGCTCGATCCCACGCTGCTCCCGCCGCTGTGCGAGCCCGGCGACCGGATCGGGGAGCTGCTGCCGGAGGTGCTGGACGCGACCGGGCTCACCGGCCCGGTTCCGTTGACCGCGGTCGGCTCGCACGACACCGCGTCGGCGGTGCTCGGCGTCCCGGCGGCGGGGGACTCGTTCGCCTACGTCTCGTGCGGCACCTGGTCGCTGGTGGGCGTCGAGCTGGCGAAGCCGGTGCTCACCGAGGACGCCCGCACGGCAGGTTTCACCAACGAGCTCGGAGTGGACGGCACGGTCCGGTTCCTGCGCAACGTGATGGGGCTCTGGCTGTTGCAGGAGTCGTTGCGCACCTGGGCCGACACCGACGGCGCCGAGCCGGACCTCGCCGCGCTGCTCGCGGGGGCGGCCCGGCTGCCCGCGTTCGGGTCCGTCGTGGACGCCGGAGACCCGCGCTTCCTCGCCCCCGGCGACATGCCGGCGCGGATCGCCGAGGCCTGCGCCGAGCGCGGCGAGCCGCCACCCGACGGCCGGGCCGGGACCGTGCGCTGCATCCTCGACAGCCTCGCGCTGGCCTACCGGCGCGCCGTCGACCGGGCCTGCACGCTGTCCGGGAATCCCGCCGAGGTGGTGCACCTCGTCGGCGGCGGCGCGCGCAACACGCTGCTGTGCGACCTGGCGGCCGACGCCTGCGACCGGCCGGTCGTCGCCGGGCCGGTGGAGGCCGCGGCGCTGGGCAACGCCCTGGTCCAGGCCCGGGCGGCCGGGATCCTCGACGGCGGCCCGCCCGAGCTGCGACGGCTGGTCCGCGACACCCAGGAGGTGCGGACCCACCGGCCCGACCCGGTGCGGGCCCGCGCCGCGGCCCGCGCGCTGGAACGTCTCGGGGCCTGA
- a CDS encoding crotonase/enoyl-CoA hydratase family protein, with amino-acid sequence MDERVRTTVDGGVAEVRLSRPDKRNALDVAMFSAIVHATHGLRTTPGLRAVVLSADGPDFCAGLDRDMFRAMGSGERLSATAELPPPAAGSPARATGQRAVWGFAELPVPVIAAVQGNALGGGLQIALGAGIRIVAPDATLSVLEIRWGLVPDMCGTRLLPGLVGRDVAKDLTFTGRPVSGTDAVALGLATRTATDPRAAAWETAREIAALSPQAVRAAKRLLDDEGRSPIADGLAAEQDEIGALIGSPDQREAVVARLEGRAPRFTDG; translated from the coding sequence ATGGACGAGCGCGTACGGACCACCGTGGACGGCGGCGTCGCCGAGGTACGGCTGTCCCGGCCGGACAAGCGCAACGCACTCGACGTCGCCATGTTCTCCGCGATCGTGCACGCCACACACGGTCTCCGCACGACGCCGGGACTCCGCGCGGTGGTCCTCTCCGCCGACGGGCCGGACTTCTGCGCCGGTCTCGACCGCGACATGTTCCGCGCGATGGGGTCCGGCGAACGCCTCTCCGCGACGGCCGAGCTTCCCCCGCCCGCCGCGGGCTCACCCGCGCGGGCCACCGGTCAGCGCGCGGTGTGGGGGTTCGCGGAGCTGCCCGTCCCGGTGATCGCCGCGGTGCAGGGCAACGCCCTCGGCGGCGGCCTGCAGATCGCGCTGGGCGCCGGCATCCGGATCGTCGCCCCGGACGCGACGCTGTCGGTGCTGGAGATCCGCTGGGGCCTGGTGCCGGACATGTGCGGCACCCGGCTGCTGCCCGGGCTGGTCGGGCGGGACGTCGCGAAGGACCTCACCTTCACCGGGCGGCCGGTGTCGGGCACCGACGCCGTCGCGCTCGGGCTGGCCACCCGCACCGCCACCGACCCGCGGGCCGCGGCGTGGGAGACGGCGCGGGAGATCGCCGCCCTGAGCCCGCAGGCCGTACGCGCCGCGAAACGCCTGCTCGACGACGAAGGCCGGTCCCCGATCGCCGACGGCCTCGCCGCCGAGCAGGACGAGATCGGCGCGCTGATCGGCAGCCCGGACCAGCGTGAGGCGGTCGTCGCCCGGCTGGAGGGTCGCGCGCCACGCTTCACCGACGGCTGA
- a CDS encoding SMP-30/gluconolactonase/LRE family protein, producing the protein MFVAPELHEVTRGLAFPEGPVALSDGSVLVVEIAAGRVTRVLPDGTHALVAETGGGPNGAAIGPDGAVYVCDNGGFAWHTRPDGTVYPGNQAEDYRGGAILRIDPDSGATTVLYDGLRGPNDIVFAADGTFWFTDLGKRRPREMDLGGLHHATTDGSAHTEVVHPLITPNGVGLSPDGSRLYVAETATGRVWCWAVTGPGTLAAPDELPGPPGPGGARLLHGFAGYRNLDSLAVDGDGNVCVATLVSGEISVLSPAGELLGTVAPPEHDPHVTNICFAGAGSRDAWVTSSGWGRLYRCTWPVDGLDLAFRR; encoded by the coding sequence ATGTTCGTCGCACCGGAGCTGCACGAGGTGACCCGTGGGCTGGCGTTCCCGGAGGGCCCGGTGGCGCTGTCGGACGGGTCGGTGCTCGTCGTCGAGATCGCCGCGGGCCGGGTGACCCGGGTGCTGCCGGACGGCACGCACGCGCTCGTCGCGGAGACCGGCGGCGGCCCGAACGGCGCGGCGATCGGCCCCGACGGCGCCGTGTACGTCTGCGACAACGGCGGTTTCGCCTGGCACACCCGCCCTGACGGCACCGTCTATCCGGGGAACCAGGCCGAGGACTACCGGGGCGGCGCGATCCTGCGCATCGACCCGGACAGCGGCGCGACGACCGTGCTGTACGACGGGCTCCGCGGCCCGAACGACATCGTCTTCGCTGCGGACGGGACGTTCTGGTTCACCGATCTCGGCAAGCGGCGCCCGCGCGAGATGGACCTCGGCGGGCTGCACCACGCGACCACGGACGGGTCCGCGCACACCGAGGTGGTGCACCCGCTGATCACGCCGAACGGTGTCGGGCTCTCCCCGGACGGCTCCCGGCTCTACGTCGCCGAGACCGCGACCGGCCGGGTCTGGTGCTGGGCCGTGACGGGCCCGGGGACGCTGGCGGCGCCCGACGAGCTGCCCGGCCCGCCGGGGCCCGGCGGTGCGCGGCTGCTGCACGGGTTCGCCGGGTACCGCAACCTCGACTCGCTGGCCGTCGACGGCGACGGGAACGTCTGCGTCGCGACCCTGGTCAGCGGGGAGATCAGCGTGCTCTCCCCGGCGGGCGAGCTGCTGGGTACGGTCGCCCCGCCCGAGCACGACCCGCACGTCACGAACATCTGCTTCGCCGGTGCGGGGTCCCGGGACGCGTGGGTCACCTCGTCCGGGTGGGGCAGGCTCTACCGCTGCACCTGGCCGGTGGACGGCCTCGACCTCGCGTTCCGGCGGTGA